From one Macaca nemestrina isolate mMacNem1 chromosome 3, mMacNem.hap1, whole genome shotgun sequence genomic stretch:
- the LOC105463512 gene encoding fibrinogen gamma chain, with protein sequence MSWSLQPRNLILYFCALLFLSSTCVAYVATRDNCCILDERFGSYCPTTCGIADFLSTYQTEVDKDLQSLEDILHQVENKTSEVKELIKAIQLSYNPDESSKPNTIDTATLKSRKMLEEIMKYEALILTHDASIRFLQEIYNTNNQKIVNLKQKVAQLEEQCQEPCKDTVQIHDITGKDCQDIANKGAKQSGLYFIKPLKANQQFLVYCEIDGSGNGWTVLQKRLDGSVDFKKNWIQYKEGFGHLSPTGTTEFWLGNEKIHLISTQSAIPYALRVELEDWNGRTSTADYATFKVGSEADKYRLTYAYFAGGDAGDAFDGYDFGDDPSDKFFTSHNGMQFSTWDNDNDKFEGNCAEQDGSGWWMNKCHAGHLNGVYYQGGTYSKASTPNGYDNGIIWATWKSRWYSMKKTTMKIIPFNRLTIGEGQQHHLGGAKQAGDV encoded by the exons ATGAGTTGGTCCTTGCAGCCCCGGAATTTAATTCTCTACTTCTgtgctcttttatttctctcttcaacATGTGTGGCA tatGTTGCTACCAGAGACAACTGCTGCATCTTAGATGAAAGATTC GGTAGTTATTGTCCAACTACCTGTGGCATTGCAGATTTCCTGTCTACTTATCAAACCGAAGTAGACAAGGATCTACAGTCTTTGGAAGACATCTTACATCAAGTTGAAAACAAAACATCAGAAGTCAAAGAGCTGATAAAAGCAATCCAACTCAGTTATAATCCTGATGAATCATCAAAACCAA ATACGATAGACACTGCTACTCTGAAGTCCAGGAAAATGTTAGAAGAAATTATGAAATATGAAGCATTGATTTTAACACATGACGCAAGTATTCG aTTTTTGCaggaaatatataatacaaataatcaAAAGATTGTTAACCTGAAACAGAAGGTGGCCCAGCTTGAAGAACAGTGCCAGGAACCTTGCAAAGACACGGTGCAAATCCATGATATCACTGGGAAAG ATTGTCAAGACATTGCTAATAAGGGAGCTAAACAGAGCGGGCTTTACTTTATCAAACCTCTGAAAGCTAACCAGCAATTCTTAGTCTACTGTGAAATTGATGGGTCTGGAAATGGATGGACTGTGTTACAGAAG AGACTTGATGGCAGTGTGGATTTCAAGAAAAACTGGATTCAATATAAGGAAGGATTTGGACATCTGTCTCCTACTGGCACAACAGAATTTTGGCTGGGAAATGAGAAGATTCATTTGATAAGCACACAGTCTGCCATCCCATATGCATTAAGAGTGGAACTGGAAGACTGGAATGGCAGAACCAG TACTGCAGACTATGCCACGTTCAAGGTGGGATCTGAAGCTGACAAGTACCGCCTAACATATGCCTACTTTGCTGGTGGAGATGCTGGAGATGCCTTTGATGGCTATGATTTTGGCGACGATCCTAGCGACAAGTTTTTCACATCCCACAATGGCATGCAGTTCAGTACCTGGGACAATGACAATGATAAGTTTGAAGGCAACTGTGCTGAACAGGATGGATCTGGTTGGTGGATGAACAAGTGTCATGCTGGCCACCTCAATGGAGTTTATTACCAAg GTGGCACTTACTCAAAAGCATCTACTCCTAATGGTTATGATAATGGAATTATTTGGGCCACTTGGAAATCCCGGTGGTATTCCATGAAGAAAACCACTATGAAGATAATCCCATTCAACAGACTCACCATTGGAGAAGGACAGCAACACCACCTGGGGGGAGCCAAACAG GCTGGAGATGTTTAA